A region of the Heteronotia binoei isolate CCM8104 ecotype False Entrance Well chromosome 9, APGP_CSIRO_Hbin_v1, whole genome shotgun sequence genome:
CAATAATCTTTCTCTCTCCTTACCGTTAGTTTTATCAAATATACACAAGGCCTCAGGTAGCAGATTCAGCACTGTTCATTTCACAGTGTTTCATATATTAGGTAAGAGAATATGAGAGCCAGTGTACATTTTCTGCAGAATGGTGATAAGAGGGGCTATTTTTACCTTTTCTCCAAAGTGGCTAAAGCAATAAAAATTCCCATCTACGCATCCGACACACACACAGTCCTTGTTGCAATGTGGTGATGAAAAGACAGGTTTCCCACAAACGCTTTTCCAGACTGGACTCCCCGTAACCTGTGAATGTGAAACAAACATACTTTTTGTTCAAGGCCCTCCATGCTTCTGACTAAAGAGCTAATCTAGCACCTGAGCAAAGATCTGGAATTGGAATTGCCAGGtctggattgggaaacacctggagatgttTGGGGTGGCGTCTGAGAAGAGTGGAGAGACTTTGATGGGGTAAAATGccctggagtccaccttccaaagcagccattttctccagttgaacaatctctgccatctggagagctactgtaattctgggagagttctaggtcccgtggtgcagagtggtaaagcagcagtactgtgatctgaactctctgctcacgacctgagttctatcccagcgaaagctggttcaggtagccggcccgaggttgactcagccttccatccttctgaggtcgataaaatgagtacccagcttgctgggggggggaagtgtaaaagactggggaaggcaatggcaaaccaccccgtaaaaaagtctgctgtgaaaatgttgtgaaagcaacgtcacccaagtcggaaacaactggtgcttgcataggggacctttcctttcctctaggtcccacctggaggctagcaaccctattctGGAACCATCTGTTACTGGGAAAATGGCTACGGTTTCCCTTAAAAAGTGGAAAAGCAGTGGGCTCTGTGGGAAAATTGCTCCTGCACTGAAACCactgaaataatttatttattttactatatttatatcccgccctcccatgATGGATAGCAAAACATCAGGTGGGATCTTTATGGCCACTTCTCCCACCTTATCAGCCACACAATGCTGTCCTCTAACCTAGATGGGTAACCCTTCCTGTTACCCATCTTAACACCTTTGACTACCTTTGACTGTCTTGTTCAGTACACATTGCTGGACCATATACAGCAGGAAAATTACGTACAGGGTTTAAAGCTAGCAGCAGCCCTCTGAGTGTAGCAACATATAGGTGGTGTGGCAGAAGATTTAGATAAGGGGAGGAAAACACAGCTCCAGCGTCACTGTTTAACTTCCAGACACACTCTTCCTTCTGTCATCGTGCCAAAAAGAAAATACAAAGTTATGCCATTTCACAAAGGTTAAAAGGCATTGTATTTTCAAAGCTTTGCAAACCAGTACAGCTGTACTATGGGTAATTCTTCTGAATAAAGACACCACTCCACTTTTAAATCATAGCTAAGAAGAAATTATGTTCACAGTTCTGCTCCATAAACTCATAGTGCCATATACATTTAGAGGCAAAAAGTGTACATGAAAAGATGTGCTACACTAGTTTGAAAAACAGCAGTAAGACAAAATTAAATTTGGTGTTTGCAACAATGCACAtgctaacaaaacaaaacagaatttaCGTATTGAATAATCAAATCATTTTTAATATCTAATTAACCTAAATACATACATAACAGCAGATGCCCTACACTTCTCAGTTTGTTATAGAATCAGTTTTGATAATTAACATAAGGACTGCAGTGCTAGGCATCCTTACTTAGAAATTAGTTCCAATTAAATTAATGGGCTACTTTTAAGTAAAACACGTATTCATTCATGGAGGCATTTTTGTTACAGCAACTTACATAAATGTCTAGAGCATATACATGCTGGTCATGAGATCCAATGAAGACCAGCCCCGTGGAAGGATCTGTCACCGCAGAACTTTTCACAGCATCTTCTGCAACATATGTCCATTTTGTTTCCCCATTACTGCTTCTGagtacatatactaacccattaTAACACCCTGCACAGAATAAGAGGCAGAAAATAAAGACATTTGGGTATGCAGTGTAACTACTGTAATGCCAGCAAAGCAAAAATGTTCTCATTCTTAAGGCTCTCAAAACATATTCCAGTATCTGAACTCAATTCACAGTCCAGTGATGTGAATTACAGATGGGCAAAATACCACAGGCTTGAATGGCCTGGCAGTTTGCAATGGGGAATGCTCAGGAGGAAACAAAAACAAGAAACCTTGTTTTTTAAAGACTATTTTCCATTCACTCACAATTTCCTGACCTTCCCCATGAGCCCCCAAACACAGCTCCATCCTTCAAAGGGCTTCCTACTGACTCCCACTCCTCCCTAACATCACCTTGCTATGGCTACAGCTGTTGCTGTGGAAGGCTGGGAACCAACCAACAGGTGAACGGGCAgtagagctgccagctctgggctgaggaattcctggagatttggggggatagaaaccagggagggggggttcaggaggggagggaccccagtGCGGCACAAtgctataaagtccaccttccaaggaagctgttttctccagatgaactggcggGAGACCAGTTAAAATTCCAaaagacctccagccaccacccggagaatggcaaccctaatggacaaACGGCATTTTCATCTCCTTCCCTAGCATCTTGGGTGCTGTTTGGGCAGCACCTGAGATGCCAAGATGTAGTCTTCAGGATGCTGGCAAGAAGTGGTAGGTACAATGTAAAGAGGGGAAGAAGCAAAGGAGCCCTCTGGCTCCACTATATCATCCAAATCGCAGTAGCTCAGGATAAGATGCTGGAGTTTGTATTTTGGGTCCAGGTAAATAAACTCTGGCAGCTGGTAATCATAAATTTGTCTCCACTGATGTGTTTGCTGCATTCACGTTAAGAAAACTGCGACCCAATGGTACAGGTTTATTCACAGACATGTAGCTTTGGACTGCCCTTGAACAGCACCTAGCTGCTCAGTAAATTTTATTCTGAACATCAAAGAAAACAAATTTATGTTCATACCAACAATTATGAAGTttccacacacagacacacaggcAGAGGACTCAATGCGATCTGTAAGGCATCTCTCCCACTTCACTTTTCCGGAATACAGGTCAACTGCCTGAATTGCATGAGAATGAGATCCAATATATACAGAGGCAGATAACTGGTCAATGACTGGTATTACAACTAGAGGAGATGCATCTACACATTTGCCCAAGTCTGACTTCCACCTTACATCTAACGTCAACTTTCCAGCAGTTCTTCCAAGGTTCTCTTTTAAGTGAGTCTGTTGTGCAGAATCAATGTCTGTTGTGTTTGCATTGCTAGCAATTGTTTCATTACTCTTCAAAACTTCCTCCCCTCTGGGTTCACTTAGAACAAGTGAAGAGGGCCTTGATTCCCTTAGCTGAATTCctgcaccacactggttcttCAGGTGTTCATCTGTGGACAGCAATCGATTTCCGCGGCTCACTGCAACAAATCCAACAGTGTGTGCTTCACTTTTTAGGGACCCTCCAACTTGTGGCTCCGCATACATTATACTCAGCTCCTCTCTGCTGTCTCTCCGTTTTCTTTTTGCAGAACTGTTTTGATCATCACTTGGGAAAGCAATCCTTAGGACATGGTTGTAGACTTCAGCAATGGAGTGACTGAGAATAACTTCCAGGAGGCCAGGAATGGCCCTCCCAACCAGATTTTCAATTTCATCATGGAGGTGTAATGACTTTAAAGAATCTCCACCACTGTTCAAAAACAATGAATCTTCTGAAATGCTGCTGGAATCATCAGGGAGATTCAGAAGAGACTAGAGAAGATGAGAAGAAACAGAAGTATGTAACGTGCATTCTTCAGAGAGCTGCAGTGTAGGTGTAGTGGCACTTTAGGACTGGACTGATCCAAGTTCAGTCATTCTCTTTTTGCGTAACCTAACTCACAAAGTGCTATGAGGATATAATGGGGGAGAAGAGAACCATATATGCCACTTTAGGCTCtcaggaggaagggcaggataaaaatgaaataaacaaaggaaTTCAATCATGCTACAACTGTCCCCGTAGACTTGCAGCAGGATACGAATCTAGAGAGCAACAGGAAACCAGACTCCCAATGAAACAGACTATAGCTAGCCCACTCAGAACTGGGACTCCCAGAGAAACAGACTATAGATAGCCCACTTGGAACTGGGACCCGCTTTTGTGATTAAGTCATTAAACAAACCTTTTAATAACAAGGGCACTTCTATGATGCAGCAGTGCATTAATATTTTCTTAGATGCACAAGCCAGAAGGAAAATTGTTAGCATCCTCTTCTCTTGTATGATGGCTGCAGTACAAATTTCCTTCCTACTTTCTTCTCAATTTCTCCTACGTTCTGTCCTGCCAGGCATACCCTTCTGCAGCCAAAGGGCATGGAGACATCTTAAACATTTGACAGTATCCCTGTGTCAAAACCAGGACACAACTTACTACATGAGAATGCAGTGTGGAAAACCTCATCCACTTCtttgttatttctgtttcataAAAAACGAATACCTAAACATATTAGGAAATGATGAGTAGAGTTAATTTAAAAATTCATTCCCAAATTACTGCTAGAAAGGCAAATTTCAAAAGCCTTTTTGGCACCTGAAGCAATATTCGAAAAGTCTTGGCATAAATCACTCCGTTAGCAATGACTGCCCCAGTTTTAATTTCTACCTTTTGGAAAAACAAATAGTTTCCATAAAACTACCGCAAAGAACTTCACTGAAATGTCAAATGGATGGTAGAAGTGTAGGACAGAATTTATACAGGGTGAGAATAATGAGCCTGCATTCTTCTCCCAAGGTTCCTATGAGAACCTGATTAATACGATGCAGATGCACGCTGTACCTTCAGACACTACCTTCCAGAAGCACTGCAGCCTCTCCCACAATTCTTCTTTCTTATTCAGCTTCCTTTCACACCTTCTGGAATTCAGATGGCTGATGTAGATCTTGTTCAGCTCAGGCACGTCAATTTTGCCTTTAAttaaaaattttttttgaaaaaacaagCTTACATGGAATCCAACAATTTAGCACTTGGTTTTATTTGCAATCGCTATAAGCCTGAGATCAGAtttccttggggtttttttggaatgTGTACCTATTTGCTATAACTACACTGGCTTCAATGGAACCAGAAGCTAGATCCAAAGAATCTATATATTAACTGTACATATGCAATTACTTAGGGTTGGATCCTGTCAAGCAGATCTGCACATTTAAGGGACGGGGTGTGCACCTGCCGTAGATCTGGATGTGATCTAAGCCTTAATTTCAGTGAACCAAAAGGTCAAAATTTCTAATTGGTCTGGGCCCCTCGAATCTCTAACTCCCACCATCACCAATTTCTTCTGCcgggaaagaatgaaataagaCAGATCATAGCAATAGCTTACACCAGAATAGAACTATGCACTTATCAGCTATCAGGGCCACAAATCCAGACTACCATTAGGACGAGAAACATTGGGGTTTCTCCCTGAGCCACAACCTGTGTAGTAAACCTCTTCAAAATGGATTCTAAAACAATTTGAGACATGGTGGGAGAGTTTGTTATTctgaagaaaaggaaaaacaaaatttCCACCACACGTTTCCATGCCCCTGAGCATACCTCACATAGTTTCCATGTGTGTCGAATCACTAACCCCATCCCCCACATTTAGCCTCTATGTGGCCACTAAGCACAAGAGAGATGTTTACTGCTAGGCATGCTGACCATACTCCTGGAGGGGTCTCCCCAGGGAGTAACTCAATCACTTTTCCCATTGTGTCGAGATCATTTTATTCTATCATGCTTTTAAAACCTGATATGcctgggtgtttgttgtggtgggcTGGTGCCACAGGATTTTAAAGACAGTATACTTAAATATGAGCTTTCAAACTGAGAAAAGCAGATAACATGTTTTATAAACAAATGAAGGCATGGCTTTTAAAAGTATTTCTTTTTTACCATGTGACGTCAAAGGCAAAGCGTCAATCAGCAAAAGCTCATCCGGGACTGCGTAGCTGGGGAGACATTCCTGGAGTTTTCTGAAAAGATCTCCTCGTTTGAAACTGCCTTTGGACACAACAAACAGAACTAATTTTTCTTCCTGGTACCATATCACAGTGCAGGTTTCCACTTGGCAGTTGTCTTCCACAAGCTGCAAAATAAACCCATTTCTCTCACTTGCTCTGTTATTTTCACTGACAGTTGGGGAAGGAACTGAAAAAATAAATGCCCAGTATTTTTTTAGTTTTCCCACAGAGTTAGTAAAAGTAAGGGTCAATGGTAATCTTACCAAGCCCAAAGAGTGCAAAGCATGCTGTTTGTACTGAAGGGGTGATACTGAgccgaagaagatgatgatgaacaaAAAGatcatgaagaagaaaaagatgatgatgaagaagatgatgatgatgatgatattggatttatatcccaccctgtactctgaatctcagagtggtcacaatctcctttacccccccccccccacaacagataccctgtgaggtaggtggggctgagaaagttcttacagcagttgccttttcaaggacaactcatacgagagctatggctgacccaaggccattccagcagctgccagtggaggagtggggactcaaacctggttcttccagataagagtctgaacacttaaccactacaccaaactggttctctgtttGCACTGGGAGAAGGTGGAGCCTTGCCTCATGtgtccagtatttttttttaatctggcaGCCCTAACCTTCGGGTGGGGGATCTGTCATTCTTGCCTCCTCCCTTTTATTATCAGAACAAGCCTGCAAGGTAAGTCAAGCTGAAAGAGGCTGACTGAAGATCATTAAGCGAGCTTCATTACAGAGTAAAGACATAAACTTGGGTCTCTCTGATCCGACTCTGACACAACCACTTACTGGCTGTCGACTAAAGAAGATCTAACTCTTTTCATGTAATTATTTTTGTGATAGCTAGATCATTATATCTCCTGATAACACAAGCTGTGCCAGAAGATACCCGTGCACAGTCAATGCTTAAACTCCCTTTCCAATCTATTTTTCCCTAATTGATTCCCACTGACTATCCCCAGATACTCCTCCCTAGTTTTTAACCCCACTCTATACCATCCTTTTGTCTCTTGTGATTCATCTGCCCCTTGCTTCAAAGAGAGCAGATGGAGCATGAGAAGGTGTGGTTTGGTGCGCACTAATCTGCTGCATTCAACTGAGTAGCCATTTCCCCAGCAAAGATCTTGGTGATCCTATGAAAGGAAACTTCATGAATGACACCGAGTTTTATCAATTCTTCAAACACTTCATGCTCCAAAACTGACTCTCCGGCTACTTCAGAACTCTCTAAATAACattgttatttattatattacCTGCTGAATGCATTCAATATTGAGCTTCTTGCCGTGACGCTTAATCTGATTGTCCTTCCGCCCCAGGTAAAACATTTCTGCGTCCTTAACTGTTACAAAATCACCAGTCGCTCTCATTGTGGCCCTAGGCAATGTGACTTCATCATCAAGGAAACAGACCCGTTCTTCACCTCCTGCAGAAAATGAGATCAAGTGTCAGGTCAGGGTCACCATGACCTCACATAATGCAGACCAGAAGGCTACCAATAGGAACAAGAAAGATGGCTGCACATCAAGTAGCAACACACCCATAATGGAGCATGGGaaaccacaacaacaacaacacaaccagCCGTACAGCTGAAACAGGTTTACAACAGTGGTACAATAGACATAAAATTTTCATGCAATGCTACGGTTTCTGAGAGTGTGCAAGCATCCCATCTGATGAAACTCATCCTAAAAACTGCCATATGGCTGGCTCATCAACTCTTATAATTTGCTGTTTATCCACAGCTCTACTTAAATATTCAAAATGGCACCAGCTGCCACTCACCCTGATTTTCACTGTACTGTTGAATATTGAATTCATTTTCTTAACATTCGTCTTTTTATGTTCTCAATTTTAATAACCTTTTCACCTTTGCCCTGCCAGATCAGGCTGATGATCATTCTAGTCTagcactgtttcacacagtggccaactggttacCTCAGAGGGTCGACAAAGAGGGACCAAGGCTTTTATGAGAGGAGTCTACAGCTGCAATCTTATGAACACTAAGCTTCATTGAAGAAAATGtaatttatttctgagtaaacatgcataggttTGCATTAAAAATAAGCAAGATGTGCTGCTAGTTGTACATATGCAGAACTATATCTGTACAGTAGGTtgaggtgggcagctgtgttggtctgaaggaataCAACACTCCTATACAAAGGCGGCTCTGACCCCAACAGTTAATCAGTATCTGTTTAATTTTAGCAAATAATATTTATCACAGTCATGCGCTCAGTCACAAAAGACAACAATCTTGCAAACCTTTCAAACTTGTCTGGtgcttagtgagtactctaacctgggaatccacagccaaagggggatattacactaaagagccattgccaatctgagcagacctggggcagggggagaagcttgcagtgcccagccatttcatgttttcctaagctcagagcattttatattagtttctgttgtgatccttgtgctttttcttgatattttatttttaaaattgcattgtcaactctcactattcccccacctttccatcttaaacaaaacattgcaaagagttttaaacatgtttgtattttaaataaaaaaaaatatctttaattgtgtttctctctatcctttataaagtttctctctccactacctgacattgcattttatgtatgcatggcctggccccacaaagtcccatttatgtcagatctggcccttgtaacaaattagttcgacaccccagCTCTATGATAAATCCATAGCCTAGTTCTGTGGGATGAGACCAAAGGGCCATCTAGTTCTGCATGACATCAACATAATCTGATCTGCctatatcaaaagttttctgaatAGCACCAAAtatgtagttttaaattgtttaattgttttaagttttatcgttttaaaattgtaacttgaaattgttgttttaaaaggactgttagccaccctgagtctgcttgcagagagggtgggataaaaacctaaggtaaacaaataaatatttccccaactctgccctgttgtttacACTACATTCTGTGACTGCCTCTAAACatagaggttccatttagctatcaCAACAACTAATATGAATTGACAGAACTCTCCTTGATGAATTTgtcttaaagccatctatgcaaGGTGCACAGAGTTCTAGAATTAAAGCTATTAAACAGAAAGTCACCTATAAACACTTGACCTTCACCTTCCAGAATGGCAGAACCGCTGTAATTTTTGACTTCAACTCTTGTTCCAGATAATGGGGTTCCCAATGGCACAAGGGAATCAGATCTAAAAATCAGGAGGAAAAAGAGACAAAAGGGTGGGCAACAAACAACTAGTCAATCAAGTAACAAAGCACCCAACCTGCCTACAGATGCTTCATCTCTATTTAATTGTTACTTAAAactgaaacttaaaaaaaatgcagcactGACACCATTTACAATAGGACTGCAACTTTCAAGGCAGTGTTAGTCACAAGTCAAGTGCTAAGAAGCCTAGCTCTGAAATGGATCCTCATACCAAACACCCACAAAAGTACACTTTGAACACTGTGGTTGCACCATCTGCAGAGGACTGAAGACTCTTGCGAACATAAGAAGaattctgctggatcagaacacaagaagaactctgctggatcagaacggaaggagaactctgctggatctagtttagcatcctgtctcacacaggggctaactactggagggccaacaacagggcatagaggctgaggtcctCCCTTCATGTtgtttcctggctctgggattcagaggattggtgcctctgaatgtggaggttccctcggTCACCCTGGCTAGTAGATaatgatagacttatcctccatgaatccatctaatccccttttaaagttgtttattcctgtgaccatcactacatcctcgggcagcaaattccacattttaatcactttctgagtaaagtagtatttccttttggacctactgcccatcagtttcataggatgccctcaagttctattTTATCATTTATCGCGATGTTAAAGAGCACAAGCAGTAGACATTTCCTACCGGCGATCAGAACCAAATAATGCTTCAGGGATCTTGTAGCATGTGGCCCAGCAAGAGACTTCGGTAATGCCATAGAGATTAAACACCTGtgttttatttcctttttctttccagCTTCTCAGCACATTCAGGCCCGGAAATGCTTCTCCACCAAGAGCTAAGACTCGCAATGAAGTACTGGCAGATAGTACAGTTGACTTTATGCGCTGAACTCCAAATCTTCTCAGAAGTGTTGGTGTGGCCTACGCACATTGCAGAAAATAACAGAGCAGTCCAGTACATATAATTTGTATGCCTAACAGCAGAGACTGCTAACTTGTATCCTGTGCGCAAAATCTAATCTATAACAGGCTGCCAGCCTATttaggttcaggtgggtagccatgttggtctgaagcagaagaacacagTTTGACGGCAGTGGTAGCATAAATAAAACTCTGAATAAAATgctgttggtattaaaggtgccattggactcaaaactttcttcagcctatgttagggttgccaagtccagttcaagaaatatctggggactttgggggtgaagtcaggagacactgggggtggagccaggagcaagggtgtgacaggcataattgaactccaaagggagtaccggctgtcacatttaaaggaaccacattcCTTtcaaacgccttccctccattggaaataacgaaggatagaggcactttctttggaggctcatagaattgggccccctggtccaatctttttgatatttggagagtgttttgaggagaggcaccaggtgctatgccgcaaatttgctgcctctacctcaaataacagcccccccccaagagccccagatgcctatggatcaattttccattatatcctatgggaattggtcttcatagggaataatggagtgcccagcagatatttcccccctccctgctttctgatgaccctgaagcaggggaagggcctccaaccaGGGAATTCcgtgccctcacctggggattggcaaccctagcctatgTAGAGTTCGTTCTGCTTCTACCACTAAATTATGATGGTTACAGCAGTATTACTAACTGGGCTGAGAAACTGTTAGAATTGAAGGGAAGAGGAAACCAGTGGCATCAATTGTATGGCTGCTAGGCAACCAGACAAGGATATTGGGTCTTTTGGCAAATCCAGTTCCTGGCCAGAGATACATAGCCGAGGTTTCCATATTATGGGCTGGGATACTCAGAAAGGGTCTCATGATTCCCACAGGGTGGCTGTGAGTGATGTGAGTCAGTGCTCCACTGCTCCAAGGTTTCTCTCTAAGGTCCTTAGTGAGAATTCTGAATGGAAAAGAAAAAGACCCTCAGCTCTTTGTCTGTTGGGTCCATGCCCACATTGAAGAAGTACTGCACCTGGAACACAACAGTCTGACCCAGGGAGAAACCATGAAGACCAATGGCTAGACCAGTGGGGGACTGCTGTGCCAGACGTCATGCCAACCATTTTCATTTGTATCCTGTTTACTGCTCTGCAGTTCTTTGCTTATACCAACAAAGAACAGAAGCCCAGCAAAGGAGGAACAAAACTGGATTTGTTACAACTGAAAATTAATCTCCTATAGTCTTGTCTTATGCAGGAAAATCATTTCACTGTCGTTGTTAAAATATAATGCAAGTTATAATTTTCAACAACAGAACCAATGCATATTCTTCTTGCTGCTCTCCCTGGCAACAGGGTTAATTTGTGTTAGTAAAGCGAGAAAGTTCAAGCATTCATGACTTGAGCTtgtacattaaaacaatttaaaaagtgcTGTTGCTAGTAAACCCTTTTAGATGAATTCTGTATTTATTTTCGGACATTTATTGTGCAACttttgaaataaaatatattaaaccaggggtcgttttgtagaaaaataggtggtggagctcatccagggactgttatgcagctgcacctactattcaatggacaaggaggtggaactctcagaaggaggaggtggaactctcagaaaggttcaggagctgtgctcttgtgagttcccactgaatccgaggcctgtattAAACTAAGACTTGATTCAATACTTATACTTGGTCCAAATATCCTCTTCTCATGATGGAAGAGTACCCATAATGTAATGTGAAGCACTGGTGGTTTATGTAGCCACCTTTAAGCTCAGATAGTCAAACTGCAC
Encoded here:
- the AASDH gene encoding beta-alanine-activating enzyme; amino-acid sequence: MTLQQIAQTAANLYPERRAVCFDECNNKIPATYTYKTVTTLATELTDFLRGKCNLTGNLVIGLYCYPGINLPSWIIGILQVPAAYSPIDPDALPTLSTYVMKKCNFKYVLVEKDKLDKFKITFGHLFCHKFLEIQNIGLILFQRSSSRIDGNLLIDRENDNSERPAVTSCWEENTPDQNETKQSKELLDARKKYSLAYVLHTSGTTGIPKIVRVPHRCIVPNILHLRDLFQITPDDVIFMASPLTFDPSVVELFVTLASGASLLIVPQLIKMMPQELSEALFQHHRVSVLQATPTLLRRFGVQRIKSTVLSASTSLRVLALGGEAFPGLNVLRSWKEKGNKTQVFNLYGITEVSCWATCYKIPEALFGSDRRSDSLVPLGTPLSGTRVEVKNYSGSAILEGEGQVFIGGEERVCFLDDEVTLPRATMRATGDFVTVKDAEMFYLGRKDNQIKRHGKKLNIECIQQLVEDNCQVETCTVIWYQEEKLVLFVVSKGSFKRGDLFRKLQECLPSYAVPDELLLIDALPLTSHGKIDVPELNKIYISHLNSRRCERKLNKKEELWERLQCFWKSLLNLPDDSSSISEDSLFLNSGGDSLKSLHLHDEIENLVGRAIPGLLEVILSHSIAEVYNHVLRIAFPSDDQNSSAKRKRRDSREELSIMYAEPQVGGSLKSEAHTVGFVAVSRGNRLLSTDEHLKNQCGAGIQLRESRPSSLVLSEPRGEEVLKSNETIASNANTTDIDSAQQTHLKENLGRTAGKLTLDVRWKSDLGKCVDASPLVVIPVIDQLSASVYIGSHSHAIQAVDLYSGKVKWERCLTDRIESSACVSVCGNFIIVGCYNGLVYVLRSSNGETKWTYVAEDAVKSSAVTDPSTGLVFIGSHDQHVYALDIYKEECVWKLNSDAGAVFSSPYLNLLPHHLYVATLRGLLLALNPVTGSPVWKSVCGKPVFSSPHCNKDCVCVGCVDGNFYCFSHFGEKVWQFSTNGPIFSSPCLSSFTREVFFGSHDHFTYCCNMEGNLMWKFETTSTVYATPFVFHSHDLEDKTLLAVISTDGRIWILNAKTGAVEGSGELPGEVFSSPVIWGTKLVVGCRNNYVYCLDLCILKNIKTA